Within Gaiellales bacterium, the genomic segment CTGCGGCCGCGCGCCCTCGTTCGCGTCGATCACGAGCAGGAACGCGTCGATGCCGGTCGCGCCCGCGACCATCGTCCGCACGAACCGCTCGTGGCCGGGGACGTCGACGACCGACGCGCGGCGGCCGCGAGTGCGGCGCGAAGCTCGTCGAGCCCGATCCCGGTTCGCGCGCTCACGGCGACGACTGCCGCGCCGGGGACGAGCTCGGAGGCCTCGCCGCGCGCGAGCTCGACGGTATCCTCATCCGCCGCGTCGACCTTCGTCAGCGCGATGACGCCGCGCTCGATCCCGAGCAACCGCAGGATCGCCAGGTGCTCGTGGGTCTGCGGCCGTGCTCCTTCGTTCGCGTCGATCACGAGAAGGAAGAGATCGATCCCGCTTGCACCCGCGACCATCGTGCGCACGAACCGTTCGTGGCCCGGCACGTCGACGACGGAGAGCTGCCGGCCGTCGGGAAGCTCGAGCGGGGCGTATCCGAGGTCGATCGAGATGCCGCGCTCGCGTTCCTGCGGCAGGCGGTCCGTGTTCTTGCCGGTGAGCGCCTCCACGAGCGTCGTCTTGCCGTGATCGATGTGCCCGGCGGTCCCGACCGTCAGCGGCATCGCGTCACTGCGGCGGCGACTTCGTCGACCTCGTCGTCGGTCAGCGTCCGGCAGTCGAGCAGGAGCATCCCGTCGCGCACGATGCCGACGACCGGCGGCTCGCCGCCTCGCAGCGGCGCCGCGAGCGTCTCGTCGATCGCACACGCGAAGCTCGAGAGCTCGGCGAGCGGCAAGGCACCGCCTCCGACGCGCCCGACAGTCTCTTCGACACGCCCGTCGACGAGCGAAGCGAGACGCTCGGCGCGCGCGCGGACGAGGTCGACGCTCTCGTCGAGCATGCGGAGCACAGGCACCTGCCCCGGCGCGTCGAGGTAGAGCCGAAGCGTGCCCTCGAGCGCTGCGAGGGTCAGCTTGTCCGCGCGCACGGCGCGGTGGAGGGGATGCGTCCGCAACTTCTCGACGAGCTCGCCGCGTCCGACGAGGATCCCCGCCTGCGGCCCGCCGAGCAGCTTGTCCCCGGAGAAGCAGA encodes:
- a CDS encoding GTP-binding protein, producing MPLTVGTAGHIDHGKTTLVEALTGKNTDRLPQERERGISIDLGYAPLELPDGRQLSVVDVPGHERFVRTMVAGASGIDLFLLVIDANEGARPQTHEHLAILRLLGIERGVIALTKVDAADEDTVELARGEASELVPGAAVVAVSARTGIGLDELRAALAAAARRSSTSPATSGSCGRWSRARPASTRSCS